The following proteins are encoded in a genomic region of [Eubacterium] hominis:
- a CDS encoding GNAT family N-acetyltransferase: MEYKQAERKDLQIVYDIVQEAIATVYPKYYPKEVVAFFHELHSMENIEKDIIDKRVGVLLDHDEVVGTGCYEHDHITRVYVRPAEQKKGYGSYIIKQLEKMISQTYPSVGLDASLPACHLYEQRGYQTITHGRHLLEHGVVLVYEIMEKKF, translated from the coding sequence ATGGAATATAAACAAGCAGAACGAAAGGATTTACAAATCGTATATGATATTGTGCAGGAGGCGATTGCAACAGTATATCCCAAATATTATCCCAAGGAAGTCGTAGCGTTTTTTCATGAGCTGCACAGCATGGAAAATATAGAAAAAGATATAATCGACAAACGTGTGGGAGTCTTGCTTGATCATGATGAAGTTGTTGGGACAGGCTGTTATGAACATGATCATATCACAAGGGTATATGTTCGTCCTGCTGAACAGAAAAAAGGCTATGGCAGTTATATCATTAAACAGCTTGAAAAGATGATTTCCCAAACATATCCAAGTGTGGGTTTAGATGCATCTTTGCCAGCATGTCATTTATATGAACAACGCGGATATCAAACGATCACGCATGGCAGACATCTTTTAGAGCATGGTGTTGTTTTGGTTTATGAAATTATGGAGAAAAAGTTTTAA
- a CDS encoding PLP-dependent aminotransferase family protein has product MKINTINFEKQNGRPIYLQLYEKLRDDMLAGYLKKNDQLPSIRKCEKQLKISKTSVERAYEQLLMEGYIVSIPQKGYFVDVDEEHRMLRKQLVERPYEVNTQKVRYDFRSQTMDKDAFDMSLWKKYLKEVLDMEQDITTYGDAQGEYALRLALGRYAYSMRGVFSTPERMLIGASFQSLLYILCGYLKEPIIGMEESGFLQAEQVFSDYGYPVIKLDMHPEGVSIEELIEKHINVLYINAGSMGSDHQPLQSKKRKELLAWAKAYHALIIEDDHNGELRYHSRPTPCMQGYDMGKHVLYIGSFSKLLLPALRISYLVMNQEMLEVYEKDHYGPSASKIEQLALARYISDGHLERHVKRLKKRYEYKCHYMMELLHRYLPDVDVYLEEAGLQLILRFPFSIDGKALIEACKKQQILCNMNAQKDLVLSFAGIHEEEMEEAVQTIVSIWKQVDKRI; this is encoded by the coding sequence ATGAAAATTAATACAATCAACTTTGAAAAACAAAATGGCAGACCTATTTATCTTCAATTGTATGAAAAGCTTCGTGATGATATGCTGGCTGGTTATTTAAAAAAGAATGATCAGCTGCCAAGTATACGTAAATGTGAGAAACAGTTAAAAATCAGTAAGACAAGTGTAGAGCGTGCTTATGAACAGCTGTTGATGGAAGGATATATCGTTTCTATCCCTCAGAAAGGCTATTTTGTTGATGTTGATGAAGAACATCGTATGCTTAGAAAACAGCTGGTAGAGAGGCCTTATGAGGTGAATACACAAAAGGTACGCTATGACTTTCGATCACAGACGATGGATAAAGACGCTTTTGACATGTCTTTATGGAAAAAGTATTTAAAAGAAGTTTTAGATATGGAACAGGATATCACTACATATGGTGACGCTCAGGGAGAATATGCACTGCGACTTGCCCTAGGCAGATATGCTTATTCCATGCGTGGGGTATTTTCTACACCAGAACGTATGTTGATCGGTGCCAGTTTTCAATCGTTGTTATATATCCTTTGCGGATATTTAAAAGAGCCGATCATCGGTATGGAAGAAAGCGGCTTTCTACAGGCAGAACAGGTATTTTCTGATTATGGCTATCCTGTGATAAAACTGGATATGCATCCAGAGGGTGTATCGATTGAAGAATTGATAGAAAAACATATCAACGTATTATATATCAATGCAGGAAGTATGGGAAGTGATCATCAGCCTTTACAAAGTAAAAAGCGTAAAGAACTGCTTGCATGGGCCAAAGCATATCATGCATTGATCATTGAGGATGACCATAATGGAGAACTTCGATATCATTCACGTCCTACGCCGTGTATGCAAGGATATGATATGGGAAAACATGTGCTTTATATTGGCTCTTTTTCCAAATTGCTGCTGCCGGCTTTGCGTATCAGTTATCTTGTCATGAATCAGGAAATGCTTGAGGTATATGAAAAAGATCATTATGGTCCCAGTGCTTCCAAAATCGAACAATTGGCACTTGCCAGATATATTAGTGACGGTCATTTAGAACGCCATGTCAAACGCTTAAAAAAACGTTATGAATATAAATGTCATTATATGATGGAATTATTACATAGATATTTACCCGATGTAGACGTATATCTGGAGGAAGCTGGTTTACAGCTCATTCTGCGCTTTCCTTTTTCTATCGATGGAAAAGCTTTGATTGAGGCGTGTAAAAAGCAGCAAATCTTATGTAATATGAACGCCCAGAAAGATTTAGTATTATCGTTTGCAGGTATTCATGAAGAAGAAATGGAAGAGGCTGTGCAAACCATTGTATCCATATGGAAACAGGTGGATAAACGAATATAA
- a CDS encoding SMI1/KNR4 family protein: MTSEIINEQLQRIKEKIPLIQKYYHHNIFEPPLSEVEVLAYEKAHHIRLPEDYRKFITTIASAGEKPFYGLYDIIKPKPEYEMNSIPEKPFPYTIDAPLLIYQIDDDTYEMLMEEENDEICRGYLVLCQEGCGMTNILVVNSGDETTYGTMWFFDLSNDFGIAPIFKPGTKEPMHFLDWIEYWIDFTLQADDDDDFGFIELT, encoded by the coding sequence ATGACAAGTGAAATCATAAATGAACAATTACAAAGAATCAAAGAAAAAATACCATTAATTCAGAAATATTACCATCATAACATCTTTGAACCGCCATTATCTGAAGTAGAAGTCCTCGCATATGAAAAAGCACATCATATCAGACTGCCAGAAGATTATCGAAAGTTTATCACAACAATTGCAAGTGCCGGAGAAAAACCGTTTTATGGATTATATGATATCATCAAGCCAAAACCTGAATATGAAATGAATTCTATTCCTGAAAAACCATTTCCTTATACGATAGATGCGCCTCTTCTCATTTACCAGATCGATGATGATACATATGAAATGTTGATGGAAGAAGAGAACGATGAAATATGCAGAGGTTATCTGGTTTTATGTCAGGAAGGTTGTGGCATGACGAATATTTTGGTTGTGAACAGTGGAGATGAAACAACTTATGGTACGATGTGGTTTTTTGATTTATCGAATGATTTTGGCATTGCACCTATTTTCAAGCCAGGTACGAAAGAACCCATGCATTTTTTAGACTGGATCGAATATTGGATAGATTTCACATTACAGGCAGACGATGATGATGATTTTGGTTTTATAGAACTTACTTAA
- a CDS encoding ECF transporter S component has protein sequence MKKKTLTTQEIVLYALGMAVVFVATMYIKIPNALNGYFNLGDGFILLFASIVDPLGGFLIGGLGSALADVAGGYAYYFFPTLIIKGLEGVVVSYLLRKFGEKAKWGAYGLGCVIMVVGYFLAKWYLKGSMAIALTGIPENIFQSGVGYVIAIVALPVVKRCLHQKKLNVQAVK, from the coding sequence ATGAAAAAGAAAACTTTAACTACACAGGAAATCGTATTATATGCACTTGGCATGGCAGTTGTCTTTGTGGCTACGATGTATATCAAAATTCCAAATGCCTTGAATGGCTATTTTAACTTGGGAGATGGCTTTATCTTACTATTTGCCAGCATCGTTGATCCATTAGGTGGCTTTTTGATAGGAGGTTTGGGCAGTGCTTTGGCAGATGTTGCTGGAGGATATGCTTATTACTTCTTTCCTACCCTGATCATCAAAGGATTAGAGGGGGTTGTGGTATCTTATCTGCTTCGCAAATTTGGTGAAAAAGCAAAATGGGGTGCCTATGGCTTAGGATGTGTCATTATGGTTGTTGGATACTTCCTTGCGAAATGGTATCTAAAAGGAAGTATGGCCATCGCTTTAACTGGGATTCCGGAAAATATTTTCCAATCTGGTGTCGGCTATGTGATTGCGATTGTAGCATTACCAGTTGTGAAACGCTGTTTACATCAGAAAAAGCTGAATGTACAGGCCGTTAAGTAA
- a CDS encoding response regulator transcription factor — protein sequence MKILFVEDDDAIALGLIYSLEKEGYQITHYKTQKEAINALSEQSFDLLLLDVGLPDGNGYEICRYAKSKQEVPVIFLTAMDDEVNIVMGLDIGGDDYITKPFRIKELQSRIRSVMRRYQKQEDDGIAKIRDIIINTKTGKVYKNNTEILLTALEYRLLLVFLNHQGQILSRSQILEGIWDVAGNYVNDNTLSVYIKRLREKLEDDPGDPLIIVTVRGLGYRMEKNNVA from the coding sequence ATGAAGATTTTATTTGTAGAAGATGATGATGCAATCGCACTAGGCTTAATATATTCTTTGGAAAAAGAAGGGTATCAAATCACACATTATAAAACACAGAAAGAAGCCATAAATGCTTTATCTGAACAAAGCTTTGATCTGCTTTTGTTAGATGTGGGATTGCCAGATGGCAATGGCTATGAAATCTGTCGATATGCGAAAAGTAAACAGGAGGTGCCTGTGATTTTTTTAACGGCCATGGATGATGAAGTAAATATAGTGATGGGATTAGATATTGGCGGGGATGATTATATCACAAAGCCGTTTCGTATCAAAGAACTACAAAGCCGTATCCGTTCCGTGATGCGCCGTTATCAGAAACAGGAAGATGATGGTATTGCGAAAATACGTGATATTATCATCAATACCAAAACGGGTAAGGTATATAAAAATAATACGGAAATATTATTAACAGCACTGGAATATCGTCTTTTACTAGTTTTCTTAAATCATCAGGGACAGATTTTAAGCAGAAGTCAGATATTAGAAGGTATCTGGGATGTGGCAGGTAATTATGTAAATGATAATACATTATCTGTCTATATTAAACGATTAAGAGAGAAACTGGAAGATGATCCAGGAGATCCCCTTATTATTGTGACCGTGAGAGGACTGGGATATCGTATGGAGAAAAACAATGTGGCATAA
- a CDS encoding ABC transporter ATP-binding protein — MDILKVEHVSKIYGKGETSVKALDDVSFSVEQGQFVAIIGPSGSGKSTLLHILGGVDTPTKGKVYVDGNDMYTLNESALAIFRRRQIGLIYQFYNLIPVLNVEENITLPLLLDHRKVEQKNLDELVDILGLSTRLSHLPNELSGGQQQRVSIARALIASPTLVLADEPTGNLDRKNSEEIVALLKQLHKEKNQTLIIITHDESIALQADRIISIEDGRIVKDEVIRK, encoded by the coding sequence ATGGATATATTAAAAGTAGAACATGTATCAAAAATATATGGAAAAGGAGAAACCAGTGTAAAAGCATTGGATGATGTTAGTTTCAGTGTAGAACAGGGACAGTTTGTGGCAATTATCGGCCCAAGTGGTTCTGGTAAATCTACTCTGTTACATATTCTGGGTGGTGTGGATACACCAACAAAGGGAAAGGTATATGTGGATGGCAATGATATGTATACCTTAAATGAAAGCGCCCTTGCGATATTTCGCAGACGTCAGATTGGCTTGATCTATCAGTTTTATAATCTGATTCCAGTATTAAATGTGGAAGAAAATATCACACTGCCACTTTTATTGGATCATCGAAAAGTGGAACAAAAAAATCTGGATGAGCTTGTGGATATCCTGGGATTAAGCACACGTTTATCTCATCTGCCTAATGAATTATCCGGAGGACAGCAACAGCGTGTATCGATTGCTAGAGCATTGATTGCTTCACCAACTCTGGTACTTGCGGATGAACCAACGGGGAACCTGGATCGTAAAAACAGTGAAGAAATTGTTGCTTTATTAAAACAGCTGCATAAAGAAAAGAATCAGACACTCATCATCATTACCCATGATGAAAGCATTGCATTACAGGCGGATCGTATTATTTCTATCGAAGATGGAAGAATCGTCAAAGATGAGGTGATTCGCAAATGA
- a CDS encoding MgtC/SapB family protein has product MNQFLWTQVELLCRIIIAGICGGIIGYERKNRNKEAGIRTHMIVALGASLIMIVSKYGFADILGEQGIALDPSRIAAQIVTGVGFLGAGMIFMRKNTISGLTTAAGIWATSAIGMSIGSGLYLLGIVTTVLIVVIQIILHGRLLKETYKDEISFLLKKDKNAVQDLQKQLESMHIEILNIEIKKHNEFYMVEMVVSLPENYHATEMLKLFQHCDYIEEVNI; this is encoded by the coding sequence ATGAATCAGTTTTTATGGACACAGGTAGAATTGCTATGTCGTATCATCATTGCAGGTATTTGTGGTGGAATCATTGGCTATGAACGTAAAAATCGTAATAAGGAAGCAGGTATTCGTACCCATATGATTGTGGCGCTTGGCGCTTCTTTGATCATGATTGTCAGTAAGTATGGCTTTGCGGATATCTTAGGGGAACAGGGGATTGCTTTAGATCCTTCCCGTATTGCCGCACAAATCGTTACCGGTGTAGGATTTCTTGGCGCAGGCATGATTTTTATGCGTAAGAATACCATATCCGGATTAACCACTGCAGCAGGAATCTGGGCAACCAGTGCCATAGGTATGTCTATTGGAAGCGGCTTGTATCTTCTTGGTATTGTGACCACCGTTTTGATTGTGGTTATTCAGATCATCTTACATGGGCGTTTATTGAAAGAAACGTATAAAGATGAAATTAGTTTTCTGTTGAAAAAGGATAAGAATGCTGTACAGGATTTGCAAAAACAATTAGAAAGCATGCACATAGAAATTTTAAATATTGAAATCAAAAAACATAATGAATTTTACATGGTAGAAATGGTGGTATCCTTACCAGAAAATTATCATGCGACAGAAATGCTGAAGCTGTTTCAGCATTGTGATTATATTGAAGAAGTCAATATATAG
- a CDS encoding HAMP domain-containing histidine kinase: MWHNVEYRKFTYVFFILLILFTIVMSVCVSMIGAIILFVCGLCLYLSCAVFTTLRYRSIAALSNYLQAVYNGQETMDIRNHKEGELSVLKSEIYKITSILKQQSDTMHKEKIFLADSLSNISHQLKTPLTGMLVMSELLQDEALPQEKRKEFLAQIQTQLKRIEWLVTTLLKISKIDAQAIEFHKQPIPLTTIINKALEPIRIPLEIKEINCHVECDEHILIHADENWCIEAFVNIFKNCMEHTPVKGTLQICCEDNPLQSIVCIKDSGCGIDPEDIPHIFERFYKGKNAASESAGIGLSLSKKILLEHAATIQVESELQKGSTFTICFHK, translated from the coding sequence ATGTGGCATAATGTAGAATATCGTAAATTTACATATGTTTTCTTTATCCTGCTTATCCTTTTCACAATAGTGATGAGCGTATGTGTATCAATGATTGGTGCTATAATTTTATTTGTATGTGGACTATGTTTATATCTTTCTTGTGCAGTTTTTACTACTTTGCGTTATCGAAGTATTGCGGCATTGTCAAATTATCTTCAAGCTGTTTATAATGGTCAGGAAACAATGGATATCCGTAATCATAAAGAAGGTGAATTAAGCGTTTTAAAAAGTGAAATTTATAAGATCACCAGCATTTTAAAACAACAAAGTGATACCATGCATAAAGAAAAGATATTTCTGGCAGATTCTTTAAGCAATATCTCCCATCAATTGAAAACACCACTGACCGGTATGTTAGTAATGAGTGAACTGTTACAGGATGAAGCATTGCCGCAAGAGAAACGCAAAGAGTTTCTGGCACAGATACAAACACAGCTAAAACGTATTGAATGGCTGGTCACAACATTGTTGAAAATCAGTAAAATTGATGCACAGGCAATTGAATTTCATAAACAGCCAATACCATTAACAACCATCATAAATAAAGCATTAGAACCTATCCGTATTCCATTGGAAATCAAAGAAATCAACTGTCATGTAGAATGTGATGAACATATTTTGATTCATGCGGATGAAAACTGGTGTATAGAGGCATTTGTGAATATCTTTAAAAATTGCATGGAACACACACCTGTGAAAGGAACTCTGCAGATTTGCTGTGAAGATAATCCTTTACAAAGCATTGTCTGTATCAAAGACAGTGGTTGTGGAATTGATCCTGAGGATATCCCACATATATTTGAACGTTTTTATAAAGGCAAGAATGCCGCAAGTGAAAGTGCGGGAATTGGCTTGTCTTTATCAAAGAAGATTCTATTAGAACATGCAGCAACTATTCAGGTAGAAAGTGAATTACAGAAAGGCAGTACGTTTACAATTTGTTTTCATAAATAA
- a CDS encoding phosphatidic acid phosphatase → MFCKLKPWIKEHPHCYLLGYWIFYLLYFELLEHLITPRYILHSAVDDMIPFNEYFVIPYVMWFPLLVLPLAYFLFHSKKDFQDLCFFMFTGMTFCLIVYTILPNGLQLRVPIVHDNLCAKLVAFLQSMDSPTNVCPSIHVSSTVAIWIVVFRYQYFKHPFLIKGTTGIVSILIILATMFIKQHSIIDVVLGIILSLILYVVTYHMNWRKLFDHTLLKNAVN, encoded by the coding sequence ATGTTTTGTAAATTAAAACCGTGGATCAAAGAACATCCACACTGTTATCTACTGGGATATTGGATTTTTTATTTATTATATTTTGAATTGTTAGAGCATTTGATAACACCGCGCTATATCTTACACAGTGCTGTGGATGATATGATTCCTTTTAATGAATACTTTGTCATTCCATATGTGATGTGGTTTCCATTATTGGTGCTTCCACTAGCCTATTTTTTATTTCATTCCAAAAAAGATTTTCAGGATTTATGCTTTTTCATGTTTACCGGCATGACCTTTTGTTTAATTGTCTATACCATTTTACCAAACGGTTTACAATTACGTGTACCAATTGTTCATGACAATCTATGTGCAAAACTGGTCGCTTTCCTTCAAAGTATGGATTCTCCAACCAATGTATGTCCATCTATCCATGTATCCAGTACTGTAGCGATTTGGATTGTGGTATTCAGATATCAGTATTTTAAACATCCTTTCTTGATCAAAGGAACAACCGGTATCGTTTCTATCCTGATTATTCTTGCGACTATGTTCATCAAACAGCACAGTATCATTGATGTGGTGTTAGGAATTATATTATCTCTGATACTTTATGTTGTGACATATCACATGAACTGGCGCAAACTATTTGATCATACGCTATTAAAAAACGCAGTCAATTAA